The Leptospira hartskeerlii genome contains a region encoding:
- a CDS encoding N-acetylneuraminate synthase family protein produces the protein MSFSKSFRLEEKWEISPDSSPFIIAEIGLNHNADLELGKKTIQAAKKAGANAVKFQTYKTENFLDIKNPKAKVLVDIFQTYELSEKLHIEFQKAAREEGLFFFSTPLDPGSVDLLVNLGVGALKIASGDIVNKQLLQKCAGTGLPLFLSSGAAEGFEVIRALEYLEAEKVKDLVLFHCVSLYPTPPEKANLQTLEYYKNIFNGPLGFSDHTAGSLAGALAVSLGANVLEKHFTLDKALPGPDHTISVDPSELKSYVENARLAFQMRGERKKVVQPQEAGGRFFGRRGLYADQNGNPISLRPDLSQEDKRYFDSWKLDEANSLVKQGKGPKPGESFLS, from the coding sequence ATGTCTTTTTCGAAAAGTTTTCGTTTGGAAGAAAAATGGGAGATTAGTCCGGATTCTTCCCCGTTTATAATCGCCGAGATTGGATTGAATCATAATGCGGATCTGGAATTAGGTAAAAAAACCATCCAGGCTGCGAAAAAAGCGGGCGCAAACGCAGTAAAATTCCAGACCTATAAGACTGAAAATTTTTTAGATATTAAAAATCCGAAAGCTAAGGTCCTGGTAGATATTTTCCAGACTTACGAACTTTCAGAAAAACTACATATTGAATTTCAAAAAGCGGCAAGGGAAGAAGGTCTTTTCTTTTTCTCCACACCACTTGATCCAGGAAGCGTAGACCTTTTAGTAAACTTAGGAGTAGGAGCTCTTAAGATCGCAAGTGGAGATATCGTAAACAAACAGCTTCTCCAAAAATGTGCAGGCACAGGACTTCCATTATTTTTATCCAGCGGGGCTGCGGAAGGTTTTGAAGTCATCCGCGCATTAGAATATTTGGAAGCGGAAAAAGTAAAAGATCTAGTATTATTCCATTGTGTTTCTCTTTACCCTACTCCTCCGGAAAAAGCAAATTTACAAACCTTAGAATATTATAAAAATATATTTAACGGCCCTCTAGGTTTTTCTGACCATACTGCAGGAAGCCTCGCAGGAGCATTAGCGGTATCACTCGGCGCAAACGTTTTGGAAAAACATTTCACCTTAGATAAAGCTCTTCCTGGTCCGGACCATACTATTTCTGTTGATCCTTCTGAACTGAAATCTTATGTAGAAAATGCAAGACTTGCGTTTCAGATGAGAGGTGAAAGGAAGAAGGTTGTACAACCTCAGGAAGCAGGCGGTAGATTTTTCGGAAGAAGAGGATTATACGCGGATCAAAATGGAAATCCGATCTCTCTTCGTCCTGACCTAAGCCAAGAAGATAAAAGATATTTTGATTCTTGGAAGTTAGATGAGGCAAATTCCCTCGTCAAACAAGGCAAGGGTCCGAAACCGGGAGAATCTTTCTTATCTTAA
- a CDS encoding M23 family metallopeptidase, which translates to MIRKICLLFTALSFGISAAPKSYGSLGSEVDFLDFGKVTVAPFSYSVSSSYDEEYGAFNLFDSNPKSYWYSSGENKPEWIIVDFGSKRLINSIEVLVPMFRGKRATDEYEIQVLHQENWKTIFKNDKVDLINHHDLPPIDASILRLYFPKKEEKSIVIGEFKILLNGTVLNSVSSRFTGYQYPVPDGLLPEKDYQLPGAPREYRNGIHKGLDIYYKREKIGPPRRLTFEDVLVSPADGTIIRADLDYSPMTLSEFQRYSALAQKNGVTYVEKDFGGRQVWIDHGNGVMTSFNHLSSIKRGIKPGAKVKSGEEIGNVGNSGLMGEAKGNDENIHLHFEIWVDGEYLGAGVPTNQIRKLLQFFFSKSNLN; encoded by the coding sequence ATGATCCGAAAAATCTGTCTTTTATTTACGGCTCTTTCTTTCGGTATATCCGCAGCCCCCAAGTCTTATGGATCCTTGGGTTCCGAAGTGGATTTTTTGGATTTCGGAAAAGTGACAGTGGCACCCTTTTCTTATTCTGTATCTTCTTCTTATGACGAAGAATACGGTGCATTCAATCTATTCGATTCAAATCCTAAATCCTATTGGTATTCTTCCGGGGAGAATAAACCGGAGTGGATCATTGTAGATTTCGGTTCCAAGAGACTGATCAATTCGATCGAAGTATTGGTGCCCATGTTCCGAGGAAAAAGAGCGACTGACGAATACGAGATCCAAGTTCTCCACCAAGAAAACTGGAAAACTATTTTTAAAAACGATAAAGTCGATCTAATCAACCACCATGATCTTCCTCCGATCGACGCTTCAATTCTTAGATTATATTTTCCTAAAAAAGAAGAAAAGAGTATAGTGATCGGTGAATTTAAGATCCTGCTAAATGGTACGGTCCTAAATTCAGTATCCAGTAGATTCACCGGGTACCAATACCCTGTTCCGGACGGACTTCTTCCTGAAAAAGATTATCAACTCCCTGGGGCACCTAGAGAATATAGGAACGGGATCCACAAAGGATTAGATATTTATTATAAACGAGAAAAGATCGGTCCGCCTAGACGTTTGACCTTCGAAGATGTTCTGGTTTCTCCGGCCGATGGAACGATTATCCGCGCAGATCTAGATTATTCTCCTATGACACTTTCTGAATTTCAAAGATATTCTGCATTAGCCCAGAAAAATGGCGTAACTTATGTGGAAAAAGATTTTGGAGGCAGACAGGTTTGGATTGATCATGGGAACGGAGTTATGACTTCTTTTAACCATCTTTCCTCCATAAAAAGAGGGATCAAACCTGGAGCAAAAGTAAAATCAGGCGAAGAGATAGGTAACGTAGGCAACTCAGGTCTCATGGGAGAAGCAAAAGGAAATGATGAAAATATCCATTTGCATTTCGAGATCTGGGTAGATGGAGAATATTTAGGCGCTGGAGTTCCAACTAACCAGATTCGAAAACTTTTACAATTTTTCTTTTCTAAATCGAATCTAAATTAA
- a CDS encoding ABC1 kinase family protein, which yields MPGFLDQLLQGVNSASRIVTSSYVFSTKTLLLLKDLATGGSGSRNIPVRLREAFEELGATYIKLGQFIASAPSLFPEEIVTEMQKCLDSVRPLPFSEVQKVLKKELGRDYQKLFQSIDPVPMASASIAQVHSAVTKDGLDVVVKVQRPDIEGALGADLNLLFLASKLFEIFVPGLNKSGLSEMVGMFQSSILEEIDFIKEANNCEEFERYLLSSGETRARVPKIYRELSTKRVLVMEKFYGAPITDEISLRKFSSDPAKTLSDALEIWFSTLSKSGFFHADVHAGNLMILRDGTVGFIDFGIVGRISSKVWEGLMIFLEGLALNRTDRIASGLVRMDGTAQGIDEKKLAKDLETVFDQMSKMVLDIQMGELDAFDEKKMNTILFEFRDISDRNGLKIPKEFGLLIKQILYFDRYIKSFAPELDLIRDREKFIK from the coding sequence ATGCCAGGATTCCTAGACCAACTTCTGCAAGGAGTAAACAGCGCTAGTCGTATAGTGACCAGTAGTTATGTTTTTTCCACCAAAACCCTCCTTCTTTTAAAAGATTTGGCTACGGGGGGAAGCGGATCCCGTAATATTCCAGTTCGATTGAGAGAAGCGTTTGAAGAATTAGGCGCAACGTATATTAAATTAGGCCAGTTTATCGCTTCTGCTCCTTCTCTCTTCCCGGAAGAGATCGTAACGGAGATGCAAAAATGTTTGGATTCCGTACGACCTCTTCCTTTCTCCGAGGTCCAAAAAGTATTAAAGAAGGAACTAGGCAGAGATTACCAAAAATTATTCCAAAGTATAGACCCTGTCCCAATGGCATCTGCATCTATCGCGCAGGTCCATTCCGCAGTGACTAAAGACGGCTTGGATGTGGTAGTAAAAGTACAAAGACCTGATATAGAAGGTGCGTTAGGAGCCGATCTCAACCTTCTATTTTTAGCCTCTAAACTATTTGAAATATTCGTACCCGGTCTGAACAAATCAGGGCTTTCAGAGATGGTAGGAATGTTCCAATCTTCCATCTTAGAAGAAATAGATTTTATAAAAGAAGCGAACAATTGTGAAGAATTCGAAAGATATCTTCTATCTTCCGGCGAGACCAGAGCAAGAGTTCCTAAAATTTATAGAGAGCTTAGCACTAAAAGAGTTTTGGTCATGGAGAAATTTTACGGTGCTCCCATCACTGACGAAATCTCTCTTCGCAAATTCAGTTCGGACCCGGCTAAAACTCTTTCCGACGCGCTTGAGATCTGGTTTTCCACACTTTCCAAATCTGGATTTTTCCATGCAGATGTACATGCAGGAAATCTAATGATCCTAAGAGATGGAACGGTAGGTTTTATAGATTTCGGGATCGTAGGAAGGATTTCTTCCAAGGTCTGGGAAGGTCTGATGATCTTTTTAGAAGGTCTTGCATTGAATAGAACCGACAGGATCGCAAGTGGCCTAGTTCGTATGGATGGAACTGCTCAAGGTATAGACGAGAAAAAGTTAGCCAAGGATCTGGAGACTGTTTTCGATCAAATGAGTAAGATGGTCCTGGATATTCAAATGGGAGAGCTGGACGCTTTCGATGAGAAGAAGATGAATACTATCCTTTTCGAGTTCAGAGATATTTCTGATCGGAACGGATTAAAGATCCCTAAAGAATTCGGACTTCTCATTAAACAAATCTTATACTTTGACAGATATATCAAATCTTTCGCACCGGAATTAGATCTGATCCGGGACAGGGAAAAATTTATAAAATGA
- a CDS encoding helicase: protein MSGESVLLQELEKLELNDLKKTASLWNIPKLPFKEKNKNVKFLFDSFQDEFYLKGVLEKLTVLQVNIYTSILKNKNVLTLGEISRKVNIPPINVEMELNLLRKYELVYQRKNRERLTNNLDKYHAFDELAGLVSLDQNLKGDKYKVSVEKLLDRKKLTDISNEWKKAVKAPAKIDSIRKFITHATSDEAYEAAIMSLSELERDTVVRIYLSGGAADADDIRSFIVMSRGKYETIIPALVEKGMIADVCFVEEKFVRIFALPEELLKYIQNNPILPSVKKGTRQRQEKLATNELDFFLNTKKLLSYISRKGLVLAKSGKVKQADHKRTEQELLNPDISIFPEKSQIYQMELILPILKLLNLADIKGENIILRGDLDGFLSKDIFEIMKLVIHEVNEARMKRVNPPEVFQPTEMPFYDKMILDKCVNLIIKSKRIHLSVIFSNIIREHLIFSPGFRTKNFQTDLADLRKEIMSAIFYLHLFGLLEVEYPNRFLTLSKLGEYFFQTGELAGATEKGGITINPDFSVIAFPEKVSIYGIHLLKAFTELKDYDRVYTFVLTKEAYQLGILLGYKTNEFVDFLKASSRAELAQNLLFLLEDWGGNLPVVEVAEDCVLVRTKDQNVMELLLGQIKGKKIVLDEIGPTAVLVDKTRVQDVITVAEKLNLIINLTR, encoded by the coding sequence ATGAGCGGCGAATCGGTTTTATTACAAGAATTAGAAAAACTCGAACTGAATGACCTAAAGAAGACCGCATCTCTCTGGAACATTCCAAAACTTCCGTTCAAAGAAAAGAATAAGAACGTTAAGTTCCTTTTCGATAGTTTTCAGGATGAGTTTTACCTCAAAGGTGTACTCGAAAAGCTCACCGTTCTCCAAGTTAATATCTATACTTCTATCTTAAAAAATAAGAATGTTCTCACTTTGGGAGAGATCTCCCGTAAAGTAAACATTCCGCCAATCAACGTGGAGATGGAACTTAACCTTCTCCGCAAATACGAGCTTGTCTACCAAAGAAAAAACAGAGAAAGACTTACCAATAACCTGGATAAGTATCATGCTTTTGACGAGCTGGCAGGACTAGTTTCCTTAGACCAAAACTTAAAAGGGGACAAATATAAAGTCTCCGTCGAAAAACTTTTAGATCGCAAAAAGCTGACTGATATTTCCAACGAATGGAAGAAGGCAGTCAAGGCGCCTGCAAAGATCGACAGCATCCGCAAGTTTATCACTCACGCGACTTCTGATGAGGCGTATGAGGCGGCTATCATGTCCTTATCCGAATTGGAAAGGGACACTGTGGTCAGGATCTATCTGAGCGGTGGCGCGGCTGACGCAGACGATATCAGAAGTTTTATCGTAATGAGCAGAGGCAAATACGAGACGATCATTCCTGCGCTAGTTGAAAAGGGAATGATCGCCGATGTTTGTTTCGTAGAGGAAAAGTTCGTAAGGATTTTTGCTCTTCCGGAAGAACTTCTAAAATATATCCAAAACAATCCGATCCTTCCTTCCGTTAAAAAAGGAACTCGCCAAAGACAGGAAAAACTCGCTACCAATGAGTTGGACTTCTTCTTAAATACTAAAAAGCTTCTTTCTTATATTAGCAGAAAGGGCTTGGTTCTGGCAAAATCGGGTAAGGTAAAACAGGCGGATCATAAGAGAACAGAGCAGGAATTATTAAATCCGGACATCAGTATCTTCCCGGAAAAAAGCCAGATCTATCAGATGGAACTTATCCTTCCTATACTGAAACTTTTAAACTTGGCGGACATCAAAGGGGAGAATATTATTCTGAGAGGGGACCTGGACGGTTTCCTGAGTAAGGATATTTTCGAGATCATGAAACTCGTCATCCATGAGGTGAACGAGGCTCGTATGAAACGAGTAAATCCTCCGGAGGTTTTCCAACCTACGGAAATGCCTTTCTACGATAAGATGATCTTGGACAAATGTGTGAACCTGATCATCAAGTCCAAACGTATCCATCTTTCCGTTATTTTCTCTAATATTATCAGGGAACATCTGATCTTTAGCCCTGGCTTCCGCACTAAAAATTTCCAGACCGATCTGGCTGATCTTCGTAAAGAGATCATGAGTGCGATCTTCTATCTGCATTTATTCGGATTATTAGAAGTAGAATACCCGAACCGTTTCTTGACTCTTTCCAAACTTGGAGAATACTTCTTCCAAACTGGAGAGCTCGCAGGAGCTACGGAGAAGGGCGGAATTACGATCAACCCGGACTTCTCCGTGATCGCGTTCCCGGAAAAAGTTTCTATTTATGGAATTCATCTTTTAAAAGCGTTCACAGAACTGAAGGACTACGACAGAGTTTATACATTTGTTCTGACCAAAGAAGCCTACCAATTGGGAATTCTTCTGGGATACAAAACGAATGAGTTCGTAGACTTCTTAAAAGCTTCTAGCAGAGCGGAACTTGCACAAAACCTTCTATTCTTATTAGAAGATTGGGGTGGAAACCTACCTGTGGTGGAAGTCGCAGAAGATTGTGTACTTGTTCGTACAAAAGACCAGAACGTGATGGAGCTTCTACTTGGCCAAATCAAGGGGAAGAAGATCGTTTTAGACGAGATTGGACCAACCGCAGTGCTTGTGGATAAAACTCGGGTCCAAGACGTGATCACAGTTGCAGAAAAACTGAACCTGATCATCAACCTTACTCGATAG
- a CDS encoding FeoA family protein translates to MKSKLFELEEGESGKITGIKNESGKTGLVRNLLDMGFLPGTKITVVRKFQDQDKMIVKLGLVRLAIRKLEADLLELN, encoded by the coding sequence ATGAAATCCAAACTTTTCGAATTAGAAGAGGGAGAATCCGGAAAAATCACCGGAATTAAAAACGAATCAGGAAAAACGGGCCTTGTCAGAAACCTTTTAGATATGGGCTTTCTTCCCGGAACTAAAATCACTGTGGTCCGAAAATTCCAGGACCAAGACAAGATGATCGTAAAACTGGGCCTCGTCCGATTGGCCATTCGAAAATTGGAAGCGGATCTTCTGGAATTGAACTAG
- the feoB gene encoding ferrous iron transport protein B, with protein sequence MKLLNTEIHTQEHKTEKFRVLLTGNPNCGKSTLFNRLTGLRQKTGNYHGVTVEKAEGSIHTEDKTIHIVDLPGAYSLGGESEDKQVTTRILLSKETEDKLIFVLDAVAIERGLQFLLQVSSLKIPMLVAVTMNDTLEKKGVHLDLKVLSKAFGVSFYFVNPRSGEGVEVLEKVLTDPSSYKTPNPDFSWDKKRTALIESVLSKLSVDDPDPVRFVLENSFKEFSGESLQTGLPSSNFFPEKTRDFIRSEWEKSKLEFSYGEELVQRSIWIKKLLSKAISGSEISEKGILGFADKILLHPIWGLAIFLGIMALVFQFLFTWSEVPMDWIEGRIGALADWTGNYLPDGPVRSLIQEGMIGGVGAVLVFVPQISLLFLFIGIMEESGYIARASFLMDRFMGRFGLSGKSFIPLLSSAACAVPAIMGTRTIENKADRLTTILVSPLITCSARYPVYILVIGTVFSAEPVFGIFSPKVLALFGLFLLGMFASMGAAFLFKKTFFRSEPAYFLMELPRYQWPSLKSLFFTVYKKLKAFIGNAGKVILFISIILWFLANYPRVEGTKTENLSASQAKSLQISESYAGRMGKMMEPILEPIGFGWKMGLGIITSFAAREVMVSTLSIVYGVQGEDSEDENLRSALRKDKDPETGKPVWTIASALSLLVFFAFACQCMSTLAVVKKETNSLFWPFFMFTYMTVLAYTSSFLVFHFSKAIGWN encoded by the coding sequence ATGAAATTATTAAATACTGAAATACATACCCAGGAACATAAAACGGAAAAGTTCCGTGTCTTACTCACAGGGAATCCAAACTGCGGTAAGTCCACGTTATTTAATAGACTTACAGGACTTAGACAAAAAACGGGAAACTATCACGGTGTCACTGTAGAAAAAGCGGAAGGCTCAATCCATACAGAAGATAAAACTATACACATAGTAGATCTTCCAGGCGCATATAGTTTAGGCGGAGAATCGGAAGACAAACAAGTTACAACCCGCATCTTGCTCTCGAAAGAAACGGAAGATAAATTGATCTTCGTACTGGATGCAGTCGCAATCGAAAGAGGGCTTCAATTTTTACTTCAGGTATCTTCTCTCAAGATCCCAATGTTAGTTGCAGTCACAATGAACGATACCTTGGAAAAAAAGGGAGTTCATTTAGATCTGAAAGTTTTATCCAAGGCTTTCGGAGTTTCTTTCTATTTCGTAAACCCAAGGTCAGGAGAAGGTGTAGAGGTTTTAGAGAAAGTTTTGACGGACCCTTCTTCTTATAAGACCCCAAACCCAGATTTTTCCTGGGACAAAAAAAGAACTGCTTTGATCGAGTCCGTACTTTCTAAACTTTCGGTAGACGATCCGGATCCGGTTCGATTCGTATTAGAAAATAGTTTTAAAGAATTCAGCGGAGAAAGTCTGCAAACTGGGCTTCCCTCTTCCAATTTTTTTCCGGAAAAAACTCGTGATTTCATCCGATCGGAATGGGAAAAATCTAAATTAGAATTTTCTTATGGAGAAGAACTTGTCCAAAGATCCATCTGGATCAAAAAACTTTTGTCCAAAGCAATTTCCGGTTCTGAAATTTCCGAAAAAGGGATCTTAGGATTCGCAGACAAAATACTTCTCCACCCTATTTGGGGACTTGCGATCTTTTTAGGGATCATGGCATTAGTATTCCAATTCTTATTCACCTGGTCCGAAGTTCCGATGGATTGGATAGAAGGTAGAATTGGAGCTCTCGCGGATTGGACTGGAAATTATTTACCGGACGGCCCTGTGAGATCTCTCATCCAAGAAGGAATGATAGGCGGCGTAGGAGCAGTTTTAGTATTCGTTCCTCAGATCAGTTTGTTATTTTTATTCATAGGGATTATGGAAGAAAGCGGATATATTGCGAGAGCTTCGTTCCTAATGGACAGGTTTATGGGAAGATTCGGTCTTTCCGGAAAATCATTTATTCCGTTACTTTCCAGTGCGGCATGCGCTGTCCCAGCCATCATGGGAACTAGAACGATCGAAAACAAGGCGGACAGACTTACTACAATTTTAGTATCACCTCTGATTACATGCTCTGCAAGATATCCGGTTTATATTTTAGTAATAGGAACAGTCTTCTCCGCAGAACCTGTTTTTGGGATCTTCTCCCCTAAAGTACTAGCGTTATTCGGTCTTTTTTTATTGGGGATGTTTGCCTCTATGGGAGCTGCGTTCTTATTCAAAAAGACTTTTTTCAGATCAGAGCCTGCTTACTTTTTAATGGAACTTCCCAGATACCAATGGCCTTCTCTAAAAAGTTTATTTTTTACCGTTTATAAGAAACTAAAAGCATTCATAGGAAACGCAGGAAAAGTAATCCTATTTATTTCTATTATACTTTGGTTCTTGGCAAATTATCCAAGGGTAGAAGGTACTAAGACCGAAAATCTAAGCGCCTCACAAGCAAAGTCATTACAAATCTCTGAGTCATATGCAGGAAGAATGGGGAAAATGATGGAGCCTATCTTAGAACCGATCGGATTCGGTTGGAAGATGGGACTCGGGATCATCACTTCCTTTGCAGCGAGAGAGGTAATGGTGTCCACATTGTCCATTGTTTACGGGGTCCAAGGAGAAGATTCCGAAGACGAAAATCTAAGATCAGCTCTCAGAAAGGACAAAGATCCGGAAACTGGAAAACCTGTTTGGACAATCGCAAGCGCTTTGAGTTTACTCGTATTCTTTGCGTTCGCATGCCAATGTATGTCCACTCTAGCAGTAGTAAAAAAAGAGACAAACTCTCTATTTTGGCCATTTTTCATGTTCACGTACATGACTGTTCTTGCATATACTTCTTCTTTTTTAGTTTTCCATTTTTCTAAAGCAATAGGCTGGAATTAA
- a CDS encoding LTA synthase family protein, with the protein MLKRLPTNFRIILFYSFCFLILLTIFRFTLLFIYFSKLGNSPTSEIITSFLIGIRFDLCVISIVIALSWILSSFHYPNRWIIYRYIWGILPIPLFLWMTGHLIGDTIYFGEADKHLGYEGFVFLGKDLFILIEAAVKNDTLKVVLGLIGIFTGLPALIYLFIKYNGYQYSSENKTKELAQIPISIILLLLLFRGGLQARPLRSTEAIHSENPFLNQLPLNGVFTTIMDLKSKSILPELQMSNEESIRIVQKEIDYPGAKFIDPEYPLLRETLETRKETPPNIVLILLESWTGKFLKPNGDGIVGGKELTPNFNSLIKEGRYYSRFFATGGRTVNGLMSVLTGIPDRPGITVVRTHQVLGNFGGLGSLLKTLGYSTYFVHGGDVGFDNMSFLFPHWGFDTIIGKEEIEKTGKYKSGAWGFYDGDVLEELHRTISKAKQPFAAVSLTLTTHYPYQLPETGKSPYPETMKDGDYFNTYSYSDEAIGKFMEKAKKSPYFQNTIFIFVADHTHHRDLNPFEDRNIPLLIYSPKYIKPGLDPKISSQLDMIPTILGIVGKKVKFSSFGKDLLSNSPQSKPGGSYFAFSSVIGWIENEYALYRSTEGELREAYPMPWSENKSKCASIKETCDEYEQKAKAFLNLSYELLNTNRIFPEK; encoded by the coding sequence ATGTTAAAAAGGCTGCCTACAAACTTTAGGATAATTTTATTCTACTCTTTTTGCTTTCTGATCCTTCTTACCATCTTTAGATTTACATTACTCTTTATCTATTTTTCAAAACTGGGAAATTCGCCGACTAGCGAAATAATCACTTCCTTTTTGATCGGGATACGTTTCGACCTATGCGTGATCTCCATAGTGATCGCACTATCTTGGATCTTATCTTCTTTTCATTATCCGAACCGTTGGATAATCTACAGATATATTTGGGGAATTCTACCAATTCCATTATTCTTATGGATGACAGGACATTTGATCGGAGACACGATCTATTTCGGAGAGGCTGATAAACATCTAGGCTACGAAGGTTTTGTATTTTTAGGAAAAGATCTATTCATACTGATAGAAGCAGCGGTCAAAAATGACACTTTAAAAGTGGTTTTAGGACTAATCGGAATCTTCACAGGACTCCCAGCATTAATTTATCTTTTTATAAAATACAATGGGTATCAATATTCTTCTGAAAACAAGACCAAAGAATTAGCACAGATCCCCATCTCAATTATTCTATTACTGCTTCTTTTCCGAGGAGGGCTCCAAGCCAGACCATTAAGATCAACGGAAGCGATCCATTCAGAAAATCCGTTCTTAAACCAGCTTCCTTTGAACGGAGTGTTCACCACTATCATGGACCTAAAGTCCAAATCTATTCTTCCCGAATTACAAATGTCTAATGAAGAATCGATCCGGATCGTACAAAAGGAGATCGATTATCCGGGAGCGAAATTTATCGACCCTGAATATCCGCTCCTAAGAGAAACTTTAGAGACCAGAAAAGAAACTCCTCCCAATATAGTACTCATTCTTCTGGAAAGCTGGACTGGAAAATTCCTGAAACCGAACGGAGATGGTATTGTAGGAGGAAAAGAACTTACTCCTAATTTTAATTCTCTAATAAAAGAAGGCAGATATTATTCCAGATTTTTCGCAACCGGTGGGAGAACTGTGAACGGTCTCATGTCTGTTCTGACCGGAATTCCGGATCGCCCAGGTATTACAGTAGTTAGAACGCATCAAGTTTTAGGAAATTTCGGCGGCTTAGGCTCTTTGTTAAAAACTTTAGGATATTCTACTTATTTCGTGCATGGTGGAGATGTAGGATTTGATAATATGAGTTTTCTTTTTCCTCATTGGGGTTTCGACACAATCATCGGAAAAGAAGAAATTGAAAAAACAGGAAAATACAAATCAGGTGCCTGGGGATTTTACGACGGAGATGTATTAGAAGAACTGCATAGGACCATCTCAAAAGCAAAACAACCTTTTGCTGCAGTCAGCCTTACCCTAACCACTCACTATCCCTACCAATTACCCGAAACAGGAAAAAGTCCTTATCCGGAAACAATGAAGGATGGCGATTATTTTAATACTTACTCTTATTCGGACGAAGCCATCGGAAAATTTATGGAGAAGGCGAAAAAGTCTCCGTATTTTCAAAACACCATTTTTATATTCGTCGCGGATCATACTCATCATAGAGATCTTAATCCATTCGAAGATCGTAATATTCCACTTTTGATCTACTCTCCTAAGTATATTAAGCCTGGACTAGATCCTAAAATTTCCTCTCAGTTGGATATGATCCCCACTATCTTAGGTATTGTAGGTAAGAAGGTTAAATTTTCCTCCTTCGGTAAGGATCTACTTTCTAATTCGCCTCAATCAAAGCCCGGCGGTTCTTATTTTGCATTTTCAAGCGTGATCGGCTGGATCGAGAACGAGTATGCTCTTTATAGATCAACTGAGGGTGAACTTAGGGAAGCCTATCCTATGCCTTGGAGCGAGAACAAGTCAAAGTGCGCTTCTATCAAAGAAACCTGCGATGAGTATGAGCAAAAGGCAAAAGCGTTTTTGAATCTTAGTTATGAGCTTCTGAATACGAACCGGATCTTTCCGGAGAAGTAA